The sequence below is a genomic window from Halococcus salsus.
TCGACACCAAGGACGAGAAGCTCCTGCTCGCCGACGGCCACCACCGGGTGAAGGCCGCCGCACGCGCCGGGATCGAGGCGATGGACGCCTATGTCATCGCGATCGACGAGCCGATCGAGCTCGGGATGGCCGAGACCGCCCGCAAGGAGGGGCTCGCCACTATCGACGACATCACGGTCGTGGACTACGCCCACCACCCGCTGGTCGAGACGATCGAGCGGCTCCAGGACCCCGACTGAACCCACGATCGGGGCGTCGGAACCTTCATTGACGACCGTCGCAAAAGTTGCCCGATGTACGACGCCGACGACCTCGACGCCATCCGGGAGGGAAAGGAGCGCTGGGCCGACGACACCCTCGACCCGGTGCGCTCGCGCCACGGCGAACGCAAGGACCGCTTCGCCACGGTCTCGAACCACGAGGTCGATAGGTTGTATACCCCCGCCGACGTCGCCGACCTCGACTACGAGGCGGACCTGGGCTTCCCCGGCGAGGAACCCTACACCCGCGGGGTCTATCCCACGATGTACCGCGGCCGGACCTGGACGATGCGCCAGTTCGCGGGCTTTGGCACCGCCGAGGAGACCAACCAGCGGTTCAAGTATCTCGTCGAAGAGGGCCAGACGGGGCTCTCGACCGCGTTCGACATGCCGACCCTGATGGGGATCGACTCGGACGATACGATGGCGATGGGCGAGGTAGGGAAGGAAGGCGTCGCGGTCGACACCCTCCGCGATATGGAGGTCCTCTTCGACGGCATCGACCTCGAAGCCGTCTCGACCTCGTTCACGATCAACCCGAGCGCGCCCGTGATCTTCGCGATGTACGTCGCGCTCGCCGACCGGCGGGGCGTCCCACGCGAGAAGCTCCGCGGGACCATGCAGAACGACATGCTGAAGGAGTTCATCGCGCAGAAGGAGTGGGTAATTCCCCCGGAAGCGTCGCTCGACCTGGTGACGGATACAGTAGAATTCGCGGTCGAGGAGACCCCGAAGATCAAACCCATCTCGGTCTCGGGCTACCACATCCGGGAGGCGGGGTCGACCGCGATTCAGGAGCTCGCGTTCACGCTGGCCGACGGCTTCGCCTACGTCGAGGACGCGATGGAGCGCGGGCTAGAGGTGGACGAGTTCGCGCCCCAGTTGTCCTTCTTCTTCAACTCCCACAACTCGATCTTCGAGGAGGTCGCCAAGTTCCGGGCCGCCCGCCGGATCTACGCCCGCGTGATGGACGAGTGGTACGACGCGGAGAGTCCGAAATCGAAACAGCTCAAGTTCCACACCCAGACCGCGGGCCAGTCGCTCACCGCCCAGCAACCGCTCAACAACATCGCGCGGGTCACGATCCAGGCGCTCGCCGGCGTGCTCGGGGGGACCCAGAGCCTCCACACCAACTCCTACGACGAGGCGCACGCGCTGCCCTCCGAGGACGCGGTGCGGGTCGCGCTCCGAACCCAGCAGGTGATCGCCGAGGAGTCCGGTGCGGCCGACATCGTCGACCCGCTCGGCGGGAGCTTCGCGGTCGAGGCGCTCACCGACGAAACAGAAGAAGAAGCGATGGCGTACATCGAGGAGATCCGCGAGATGGGCGAGGGGTCGGTCCGCGACGGCGTGCTCCACGGGATCGAGGACGGCTACTTCCACCGCGAGATCCAGGACGCCGCCTTCGAGTACCAACAGCGCGTCGAGCGCGACGAGGAGACGGTGGTCGGCGTGAACAAGTACGCCAGCGAGGCCGACACCAGCCCCGACCTCCTCCACGTCGACGAGACGGCGGAGGAACACCAGCGCGAACGGCTCGAATCGGTGAAGGCCGACCGCGACGACCAGGCGGTGCGCGAGGCGCTGTCGGAACTCGAAACCGTCGTCGAGGCTGGTGAGAACACCATGCCGGCCATCGTCGAGGCGGTGAAGGTCGGGACCACGATGGGCGAGGTCATGCAGGTGTTCGAGGCGCGCCACGGCTCCTACCGCGAGACGGTGACCCTCGCGTAACGGCGGATCCCCCGTTCGGTGAGGCGAACCCTTTTCTCCGCAACCGACGGAGCTTCGAGGCGATGGAGGGCGACGACGTGGTCGAGCCGAGCCCGGCGTTCCGCGACCGTGCGAACTGCCGGACCGACCCCCGCGACCGGTTCGCCGACGACTGGCCCGGTTCCTGGGCCGCCGCCGGCGACCTGCTCGACTGGGTCGAACCCTACGAGTCGGTGCTCGCCGGCGACCGACCGCCGTTCGAGTGGTTCACCGGCGGAACGCTCAACGCCTGTCACGAGTGTCTCGACCGCCACCTCGCCGAACGCAAGAACCACCTCGCGCTCCGGTGGGAGGGCCAGCTCGGCGAGCGCCGGAGCCTCACCTACCTCGACCTCTATCACGAGGTCAACGCGTTCGCGGCCGCGCTCCGGGACCTGGGTGTGGAGGAGGGCGAGGTCGTCACCCTCTACATGCCGGTCATCCCCGAACTCGTCGTGGCGATGCTGGCGTGTGCCCGCCTCGGTGCCCCACACTCGGTGGTGTTCGCGGGCTTCTCGGCCGACGCGCTCGCCGACCGGATGGACCGCGCCGACTCGCGGTATCTGATCACCTGTGACGGCTACTACCGCCGTGGCGACGCGATCAACCAGAAACGCCGGGCGGACAACGCCCGGCTCGCCATCGACCACGCACTGGCGGCGACCGTCGTGGTCGAGCGGCTCGGCGGCGCGCGGCTCGGGGCCGACCAGCACGACTACCACGCGCTGGTCGACGACCACGTGGGTAGGGAGATCGCCCCGGTCGCCCGCGACGCCGGCGACGTCCTCTTTCTGATCCACACCTCCGGTACCACGGGCCGACCGAAGTCCGTCGCCCACACGACCGGGGGCTACCTCGCTCAGGTCGCCTGGACCGCCCGGAACGTGCTCGATATCACCCCCGGCGACACCTACTGGTGTTCGGCCGACATCGGCTGGGTGACGGGCCACTCCTACATCGTCTACGGGCCGCTCGCGCTCGGCACGACCACGATGCTCTACGAGGGGACCGCCGACCACCCCGAGAAGGACCGGATCTTCTCGCTGATCGAGCGCAACGCCGTCGACGTGTTCTACACCGCCCCCACGACGATCCGGTCGTTCATGAAGTGGGGCCCGGAGTATCCCGCACGTCACGACCTCTCGAGCCTCCGCCTGCTGGGGACCGTCGGTAAACCGATCGACCCCGAGGCGTGGCACTGGTATCACGACCACGTCGGCGGCGGCTCGTGTCCGGTGGTCGATACCTGGTGGCAGACCGAGACGGGCGCGATCCTCGTCTCGACCCTGCCGGGTGTGGACGGGATGAAACCCGGCGCGGCGGGACCGCCCTTGCCGGGCATCGACGCCGCCGTTCTCGCGCCGGACGGCACCGAGTGTCCGACCGGCGAGGTGGGGACGCTCGCGATCCGGTCGCCGTGGCCGGCAATGCCGCGCGAGCTCGCGACCGGGACCGACTGGGGGAGCGCCGCCGTCAGCGACGACTGGCAGTACCGCTCGGGCGACAAGGCGGTCGTCGACGCCGACGGCTACATCCGGGTGCTCGGGCGGGCGGACGACGCGATCACCGTCCCGGGTCGGCGGGTCGGCGCGGCGGAGATCGAGGGCGCGGTGGTCGGGGTCGACGGCGTCGCCGAGGCCGCCGTCGTCGGTGTGGAACATCCGACACGGGGAACGGCGGTCCACGCCTACGTCAGCCCCGAAGCCACCCGGACGGCCGACGACGCGCTTCGCGAGGCGGTGCTCGGGGCGGTCGAGGCCGCCATCGGGCCGATGGTTCGACCCGAACGGGTGGTGTTCACGCCCGAACTCCCGAAGACCCGCTCGGGCAAGATCATGCGCCGGCTCCTGAAAGACGTCGCCAACGGCGAGCCCTACGGCGATATCAGCGCGCTCCGCAACCCCGAGGTCGTCGGCGAGCTCGAATCCGGCGACGGTGTTTCGGAAGAATAGGTATTTCCGAAACGCCGTCACCGGTCCAGGGCGGTGGTTTCGGTCGTCGTTCGGGAGATTCGGTCGGTTCGGTCCGTACGGACGGAAGAGCTATTTCGGAAGAGCGGATACGAACGAAACGAGATGGTAGAGATGGCCGCGTTTCTCTGCGAGCGGGGGTACGAGGGGCTCCGCCGGGCGACCCGGACCCACCGGGCCGACCTCGTCGTTCGGCTCTGTGGTGAGGTGGGACTCCGGCCGAGCGAAATCGTCGCGGTCGGGATCGACGACCTCCACGAGGTCGACTCGGTCGAGTTTCTCGCCGTCGACGGGCGCGAGGCGTTCGTTCCGGAGGCGGTGGGCCACGCCCTCCGGAAGTACGCCAGCACCGTCGACGACGGCCCCCTGATCGACGTCTCGCCGCGCCGGGTGCAGATGCTGGTTCGGGAGACCGGCGAGCGGGCGGCCGAGGCGACCGGCGACGACCGGTTTCGCGGGGTGTCGACGCGCGACCTCCGGGCCGCCCACGCGCGTCGGCTCCTATCCGACGGGACCGACCCTCGGGTCGTGCTCGCGGTGAGCGCCTACGAACGGCTGTCGGCGCTCGAACCCCACCTCGCGGCCCCCGACCACGAGGCGGTCGCCGCGGCGTTCGCCGAGGACGGGAACCGGGCCGAGCGCCCGCCGGCGCGGCTCCAGCGGGCGGTGACGGTCGCGGCCGACGTGGGCGAGGCGCTCGCCGCCGCGACCGAGCCGTCGGCGATCCACGAGACCGTCTGCGCCCGGCTGGCCGACACCGACGGCTACCGGTTCGCGTGGACCGCGACGGTGACCGGGGACGACACCGCGGTCCACGCGCACGCGGGCGTGGCGGCCGACACCGTCGAACGGACCCTCCTCGACCGGGCGGAGCTCGTGGAGGAGGCGCTCGACGACCGAACGGTCCGGACCGAGGCGGGCGAGTCGTCCACGCTCGTCGTCGTCCCGCTCGTGAGCCAGGAGCCCACCCGGAGCGTGCTGGGACTCGGGGTCGCGAGCGGGGCGGTCGTCCCGCTCGAACGCGACCTCCTCCAAGTGCTCGGCACACAGATCGGCCACGCGCTGGCGGCGGTCGAGCGCAGGCGGCTCCTCCTCGCCGACAGCGTGACCGAACTCCGTTTCGACGTCGACACCGAAGCGGCCGTTCTCCCGCGGGTCGCGGCCGGGCTCGACTGTACATTCGAGCTGGTGGGAGTCGTCCCCACGGACGAGGGGTTGTTGTGTTACGTCGCGGTCCGGAACGCAACCCCGGACGCCGTCCTCGAACGGGCGACGACCACCGACGCGGTCGGGGACGTCCGGTTCGTCGGCGACGACGAGGACGGGGTGGTGCTCGAGGTCACGCTCCATCGCTCCCCCCTCCGGACCTTCGTGACGGCGGGCGGCTACGCCCGGTCGTACGAGGTCGACGCCGGTGGCGGGACGATCGTCGGCGAACTCGCCCCCGACACCGACGTTCGCGGCGTCGTCGAGGCCGTGGCCGACACGTTCCCCGGGGTCCACCTCGCGGCGAAGCGGAAGGCCGACCACGAGGTCGCGACCGGCGGGGGCTTCCGGGGACCGCTCGCCGACGACCTCACCGACCGCCAGGCCGCGGTGCTCCGGGCGGCGTTCTTCGGCGGCTACTTCGAGTGGCCGCGCGACTCCACCGCCGAGGAGCTGGCCGACTCGCTCGACGTCTCGCCGCCGACCCTCCACCACCACCTCCGGGTCGCCCAACAGAAGCTCCTCCGGGCCTTCCTCGACGGCACGTGACCGGCGACGACCGGCCTCGGTCGGTTTCGGCCTGACCGGCCACTCCGCGAAACCCGGTGACGGGACGCGGTTCGCACCGCGTCACGGGCGGTCGTTACGATAATTAGCTAGTTGGCTTATGAAGAATGGTGTAGAACGTGGGGTCGGGTATGAGTGACCAAGACATCGAACTCGAATCCCGACTGACCGAACAGGAGTACTTCGAGCCACCGGAGGAGTTCGTCGAGCAGGCGAACGTCTCGGACCCGGCGGTCTACGACCGCTTCGACGAGTTCCCGGAGGGGTTCGAGGAGTACGCCGAGATGCTCGACTGGGACGAGGAGTGGGACACCGTCCTCGACGACTCGAACCCGCCGTTCTACGAGTGGTTCGTCGGGGGCGAGCTCAACGCCTCCGCCAACTGTATCGACCGCCACCTCGACGACCGCGGCGACGAGACCGCCATCCTCTGGGAGGGCGAGGAGGGCGAGACCCGACACATCTCCTATCGCGAACTCCACGAGGAGGTCAACGAGATGGCGGCCGCGCTCCGGGCGTCGGGCGTCGAGGAGGACGAGGTCGTCACGATCCACATGCCGATGGTCCCGGCGCTCCCGGTCACGATGCTGGCGTGTGCCCGGATCGGCGCACCGCACTCGGTGGTGTTCGCCGGCTTCTCGGCGACCGCGCTCTCGG
It includes:
- a CDS encoding acyl-CoA mutase large subunit family protein is translated as MYDADDLDAIREGKERWADDTLDPVRSRHGERKDRFATVSNHEVDRLYTPADVADLDYEADLGFPGEEPYTRGVYPTMYRGRTWTMRQFAGFGTAEETNQRFKYLVEEGQTGLSTAFDMPTLMGIDSDDTMAMGEVGKEGVAVDTLRDMEVLFDGIDLEAVSTSFTINPSAPVIFAMYVALADRRGVPREKLRGTMQNDMLKEFIAQKEWVIPPEASLDLVTDTVEFAVEETPKIKPISVSGYHIREAGSTAIQELAFTLADGFAYVEDAMERGLEVDEFAPQLSFFFNSHNSIFEEVAKFRAARRIYARVMDEWYDAESPKSKQLKFHTQTAGQSLTAQQPLNNIARVTIQALAGVLGGTQSLHTNSYDEAHALPSEDAVRVALRTQQVIAEESGAADIVDPLGGSFAVEALTDETEEEAMAYIEEIREMGEGSVRDGVLHGIEDGYFHREIQDAAFEYQQRVERDEETVVGVNKYASEADTSPDLLHVDETAEEHQRERLESVKADRDDQAVREALSELETVVEAGENTMPAIVEAVKVGTTMGEVMQVFEARHGSYRETVTLA
- a CDS encoding acetate--CoA ligase; translation: MEGDDVVEPSPAFRDRANCRTDPRDRFADDWPGSWAAAGDLLDWVEPYESVLAGDRPPFEWFTGGTLNACHECLDRHLAERKNHLALRWEGQLGERRSLTYLDLYHEVNAFAAALRDLGVEEGEVVTLYMPVIPELVVAMLACARLGAPHSVVFAGFSADALADRMDRADSRYLITCDGYYRRGDAINQKRRADNARLAIDHALAATVVVERLGGARLGADQHDYHALVDDHVGREIAPVARDAGDVLFLIHTSGTTGRPKSVAHTTGGYLAQVAWTARNVLDITPGDTYWCSADIGWVTGHSYIVYGPLALGTTTMLYEGTADHPEKDRIFSLIERNAVDVFYTAPTTIRSFMKWGPEYPARHDLSSLRLLGTVGKPIDPEAWHWYHDHVGGGSCPVVDTWWQTETGAILVSTLPGVDGMKPGAAGPPLPGIDAAVLAPDGTECPTGEVGTLAIRSPWPAMPRELATGTDWGSAAVSDDWQYRSGDKAVVDADGYIRVLGRADDAITVPGRRVGAAEIEGAVVGVDGVAEAAVVGVEHPTRGTAVHAYVSPEATRTADDALREAVLGAVEAAIGPMVRPERVVFTPELPKTRSGKIMRRLLKDVANGEPYGDISALRNPEVVGELESGDGVSEE
- a CDS encoding bacterio-opsin activator domain-containing protein, whose amino-acid sequence is MVEMAAFLCERGYEGLRRATRTHRADLVVRLCGEVGLRPSEIVAVGIDDLHEVDSVEFLAVDGREAFVPEAVGHALRKYASTVDDGPLIDVSPRRVQMLVRETGERAAEATGDDRFRGVSTRDLRAAHARRLLSDGTDPRVVLAVSAYERLSALEPHLAAPDHEAVAAAFAEDGNRAERPPARLQRAVTVAADVGEALAAATEPSAIHETVCARLADTDGYRFAWTATVTGDDTAVHAHAGVAADTVERTLLDRAELVEEALDDRTVRTEAGESSTLVVVPLVSQEPTRSVLGLGVASGAVVPLERDLLQVLGTQIGHALAAVERRRLLLADSVTELRFDVDTEAAVLPRVAAGLDCTFELVGVVPTDEGLLCYVAVRNATPDAVLERATTTDAVGDVRFVGDDEDGVVLEVTLHRSPLRTFVTAGGYARSYEVDAGGGTIVGELAPDTDVRGVVEAVADTFPGVHLAAKRKADHEVATGGGFRGPLADDLTDRQAAVLRAAFFGGYFEWPRDSTAEELADSLDVSPPTLHHHLRVAQQKLLRAFLDGT